The Amycolatopsis umgeniensis DNA segment TCAACGACTTCGGCCTGGCCAATTTCGCCGAGGCGCTCGGCCACCACGATGACGCCGTGTACTTCCGGCAGCGCTCGCAGCAGTACGCGAACCACTTCGATCACTTGATCGGGTTCTTCCAGGGCCGCAACCGCGACGGCAGCCGTCATTTCGCCGCCGAGGGCTACGACCCGGAGGCGTGGGGCGGCGACTTCACCGAGACGAACTCCTGGAACACCGCCTTCTCCGTTCCCCACGACGGCGCCGGGCTCGCCGCGCTGCACGGCGGCACCGAAGCGCTGGAGTCCAAACTGGACACGTTCTTCGCGACCCCGGAGACCGGCCGGAAACCGGGTTCCTACGGTGGGCTGATCCACGAGATGACCGAGGCCCGCGACGTCCGGATGGGACAGTACGGGCATTCCAACCAGCCGTCGCACCACATCCCCTTCATCTACAACCACGCCGGAGCGCCGTCGAAGACGCAGCGGATCGTGCGGGAGGTCCTGCGGCGGCTCTACGTCGGCGGAGACCTCGGTCAGGGATATCCGGGTGACGAGGACAATGGCGAGATGTCCGCCTGGTACGTCTTCGGCGCGCTCGGGTTCTATCCGCTGGCGATGGGCAGCCCCGAGTACGCGATCGGTTCGCCGCTGTTCACGAAGGCGACCGTCCACCTGGAGAACGGGAAGGACCTGGTCATCGAGGCGCCCGGCAACACGGAGGGCACCGTCTACGTCCAGTCCCTGACGATCGACGGGCGTCCGCACCACACCAGCACGCTCCCCCATGCCGCGCTGGCCGACGGCGCGACGCTGGAGTTCACGATGGGCGGGCAGCCGTCGGACTGGGGCCGGTCCCCCGCCGAACCCGCCACCCCGTGCCCGCTCGCGGACATCGCGGTGGGCGCCGGTCCCCTGTTCGACGACACCACCAAGACCGAGGTGACCTTCCCCACCGGTGAACCGGTCATCGACTTCCCCACGGACGGCTCCTCGCGCGAGGTCGTGATGTACACGCTGACCTCGGGAAGCCGCCGGGGTGACCCGCGTTCGTGGGTACTCGAGGGGTCCGACGACGGCGAGCGCTGGATGCTGCTGGACCAGCGTGAGGGCGAAACGTTCCGATGGCGACGTCAGACTCGGCCGTTCGCCCTCGCCGGGCCGGCGAGGCACGCCCGATACCGTCTTCGCATCACCTCGTCCACCGCCAGGCGGGTCACCCTCGCCCAAGGAGAGCTGCTCGCCCGATGATCGCCCGTATCACCCAGGCCACGACCGACCGTCTGGTCGCCTCCGATCCCGGCCTGGTCCGGCTCCGGCTCGCCTTCTCGGCCGTGCTCAGCATCGTCGTCGCGGTGCTGGCCATCCTGCCGTTCCACCAGCCGCTCACGGTCACCCTCGTCGCCGCGATCGCGGCGATGACGTCCGCCTTCACTGTCAACGACACGACTCCGGGACAGCAGGCGGTGACGCTGGTGCTGGGGCTGCTGCTGGGCGCGGCGTCGCTCACCGCGGCCAGTGTGGGTTCGGCGGTGCCGCCGCTGGACAGCATCGTGTTCGTGCTGCTGATCTTCGTCGCGGTCTACGCGCAGCGGTTCGGTTCACGCGGGATCGCGCTGGGATCGCTGTCGTTCTTCCTGTTCTTCTTCGCGATGTTCCTGCAGACCCACCTGAAGCAGGTCCCGGTGCTGCTGCTGGCGCTGACCATCGGGATCGCGGCCAACGCGGTCGTCCGGTTCGTCCTGCTGCGCAGGCGCACCGACGCGGAATTCCTCCGGATCCGGCGGGCGTTCCGGGCGCGGCTCGCCGCGGTGGTGCGGGCGGCCGAGGACCATCTCGCGGTCGGGGGCAGCGAGCGCACCCGCAAGCGGCTCCGCACGACGAACGCCCGCATGCACGAGTCCGTGCTGCTCATCGAGGACACCGCGCCCGAGGTGACCGGCGCGGACTCGGCGAACCGGCTCCGCCGCCGCGCGATCGAGGTCGAGCTGGCGGTGCAATGGCTGACGATCACCGTGCAGCGCACCTGCGCGGAAGATCTCGACGAGGACGTGCGAGACGACCTGATCGCGCGGATGCGGCGGTTCCGGTCGCTGATCGAACGCGACCCGCGGGAACTGCCGCTGATCAGCGAGACCGAAGAGTTCAGCAAGATGCTGGTGGAAGGCAGCCGGATCGACGAGCACGCCGCTCCCGGCGACGGGGTCCGCCGGGCCATCGCCGAGCTCGCGCTGGCCGACGTGCGGGCACAGCGGGTCGCCGAACACGACGTCTCCGAAGCCCTCGACGATCCCGACGATCCCGACGAGGAGAAATCGGCGGCGTTCGCCTACGACAACCAGACCCGCAGCGCGATCCAGGCCGTGGTGGGCGGCGGGCTCGCCGTCCTCGGCGGGGAGCTGGTGTCGAGCCAGCGGTGGTACTGGGCGGTGCTGACGGTGTTCGTGGTGTTCATCGGCTCGTCGACCGCGGGCGCGACGTTCGTGAAGGGCGTCCGGCGGCTCGGCGGCACGCTGATCGGCATCGTGGGCGGGCTGGTGCTGACGCTGGTCGTGTCGGGCAGTGTGCCGGCGACGCTGGCGCTGATCCTGGTGTGCGTGTTCGGCATGGTCTACATGGCGCGGGTTTCGCAGGTGATCATGGCGTTCTTCATCACCAGCATGCTCGGGTTGCTCTACAGCCTGCTGGGGACGTTCAGCCTCGAGGTGCTGTGGATCCGGGTCGCCGAGACCGCGGTGGGTGCGGCGGCCGGGGTGCTGGCGGCGGTGGTGATCGTGCCGGTGCGCACCCGCGCGGTGATGCTGGACGACGTCTCGGCGCTCCTGGACGAATTGGACGAGTTCGTCGAGAAGACCGCGGGCCTGTTGTCCGGTGCGGAGAACGTGAGTGTCATCGAGAAGTCGCGCGATCTGGACCGGGCGGTGGACAAGGTCCGCACGACGATCGAGCCGCTCACCCATCCGGTGAACCTGAGCAGCCGCCGCGACTACGGCTGGCACGTGCTCACGACGGTGGAGACGATCGCGTTCCGCGCCCGGCACGTCGCGGCGCGGTCGCAGGCCGGGCTGCTGGTGAACGAGGCGGACCGGCTGCTGCTGTACACCGGGCGGATCCGGGAGAACATCGCGATGCTGGGGAAGGCGATCGGTGATCCCGGTGGTTCCGGGCACGGGACGCTGGTCCGCGACGACGGCACGCCGGTGGCGGACCGGATCGATGACCCTCAGGCGCGTTCGGTGCTCACCAGTCTCGGCCATCTCGACGAGACGGTGATCGCACTGGGCCGCGCTTTCGGGGTGGAGGCCACCGATCCGGCACCGTCCGGGAAAGGGTGACGGCCCCCTTCGTCGTGGTCCGAAGGAGGCCGCCACCTCAGGGATCAGCTCCTCGGTTTGGGACAGTTCTTCCACGAGAAGTGGTACGTGGTCTTGATCGCACCGTCGGTGGAGTCCATGGTGACGAAGCTGGTGGTCTTCTTCGGATCGGAAGTGCCGACCGCGGCCCGCAATTCCGTGTTGATGTTGAAGTTGCGGTCCTCACCGCAGGGTTTGTAGACGATGGCGCCGACTTCGATGTCGTCGGTGAACTGCCAGTTGTCCTCGAACGGGCCTTTGAGGTTGTGGTTCACGTAGGATGTCGGCGAATTGCCCTGGAAATAATAGTTGGCTCGTTCCAGCCCGGTGGCTCCCGCGGCCAAGGACGCGAATCCGCGGTAATCGGTGCCCGCGATACCGTAGGTGAATCCCTGCGGTACGTGGACGTAGAGGTTGAGCTGACAGTTCTTGCGCAGATCGGTCGGTTTCGCGCCGATGCCGACCTGGGCGGTGTATTCGCTGTAGGTGACCGTGAACGCGGTGTTGTCCGGCGAAACGGAAACAGCCGCTGTACCGGGTCTGCAACCGGTTCCATTGACCGTCACGACGTCGATGACTATCTTGTCGGACGGCAACGGAGGCGGTACCCAGCCGTTCGGCGTGACCACGGAGGAGAACAGCGTCACGGCAGCAACCAGCACGTTGAGCATGGGATCCTTCCCAAAACTTCCACACGGCGAGAACTGGGCGGATTCGATGTCAGCGAGACGATCTTTCCGGCCGCCCGCCGATCGGACGAAAATGGATTCGGTCACCGGAAACAGGGGTGACCGCCGAAAATGGGGTCGTCGAGAAGACTCGTCGCCGCCGGAGCAGGCGGCGACGAGCGGCGAAATCCTCGCTCAGGGCGGCCAAGGCCCTGACCGGGCATGGGTGGGACGGCCTTCTTCCGGACCTGGAAGCAGGCCGTCACCCTGGAGAAACCGTCAGGAAGTCGGGCAGGTCTTCCACGAGAAGTGGTAGGTGGTCTTGAACGCGCCGTCGGTCGAGTCCATCGTGATGAAGCTGGTGGTCTTCCTCGGATCCGACGTACCCGCGCCGACCCTCAATTCCGTGTTCACATTGAGGTTCCGGTCCTCGCCGCACGGCTTGTAGATGATGACGCCGCCCTCGGCCTCGTCCCGGAACTGCCAGTTGTCCGAGAGCGGGCCGTTGACCGGGTGGCTCACCTGCGCGGTCGGGGAATTACCCTGGAAGTAGTAATTCGCCCGCTGCAGTGCCTTGGCGCCCGATTCGAGCGACGCGAAACCGCGGTAGTCGGCACTGGCGATACCGTAAGTGAATCCTTGCGGCACGTGGATGTTGAGGTTCAGCTGGCAGTTCTTCCTGAAGTCGGTCGGTTTCGCGCCGACGCCGACCTGCGCGGTGTATTCGCTGTAGGTCACCGTGAAGGAACTGTTGTCCCTGGCGACGGCGACCGCGGACGAACCCGGCGGACAGCCGGAACCATTGACGGTGATCACGTCGATGACGACGCGGTCGGGCGGCGGTCCGGGCGGCGGCGACCAGCTATTCGGTGTTATTATCGACGAGAAAAGTGACACGGCGGCAACCACTGCATTGAGCATGGGGTCCTTCCCAAAACTTCCACACGGGGGGCGGGGAACTGGGCGGACTCATGTTAGCGAAACGATCTTCATGGTGCCGCCCGCCGATCGGACGAAACCGTCCCGGCAATCGGTTCATGAAATTGTCTTATGGCCTGTAACCGTTTTCCTGGACCGACGAAAAGACCACCGGCACCGGAAAACACCACTCGGTTGGCACGATATGGAAATGTGTTCTCGGGCCCGGTGTTGACGATTCCGGAAGACAAGCCGCGGCCAGGCGGCGATGCACCGGCGAGCGAGAGGTGTCGCCGTCCCACATCCGGCGGACGATCCGGAGGGTCTCACCACCGGTCGCGCTTGGAGACTGGGGCGCCCTCGCGACGGTGGAGGATTTGGGACGTTCAACGTCCCAAATCCTCCACGCTCGAACGTGCTCACGAGCCGAGCGGCGATTGAACGCGATGGAGAACACGGGCCTGATCACCCGGCGGCGTGATCCGGACAACCGGCGGGTGCATGTCGTGGAACTCACCGACGAGGGCGAACCGGTCTTCCACACTGGCCGGACTGCTGTCGCGACTCGCCGCGAACGTGGGCGGTGGCGGCATCGATCAAGAAAACAGTGACTGGACGCACCCGAACGGCGACACGGGACAGGACTAGCATCGCGGTACAAAGTCGATGTCGCCTCAAGCTGGAGAACCGCAATGACCCAAGCCCCTGTCAACGTCACCGTCACCGGTGCGGCCGGCCAGATCGGCTACGCGCTGCTCTTCCGCATCGCGTCCGGTCAGCTGCTCGGCCCGGACACCCCGGTGAAGCTGCGGCTCCTGGAGATCCCGCAGGCGGTCAAGGCGGCTGAGGGCACCGCGATGGAACTCGAAGACGGCGCGTTCTCGCTGCTGTCGGGCATCGACATCTTCGACGACCCGAAGCAGGCCTTCGAGGGCGCGAACGTCGCCCTGCTGGTCGGCGCCCGTCCCCGCGCCAAGGGCATGGAGCGCGGCGACCTGCTCGAGGCCAACGGTGGCATCTTCAAGCCGCAGGGTGAGGCCATCAACGCCGGCGCGGCGAGCGACATCAAGGTCCTCGTGGTCGGCAACCCGGCCAACACCAACGCCCTCATCGCGCAGGCGCACGCGCCCGACGTCCCGGCCGACCGCTTCACCGCGATGACCCGCCTCGACCACAACCGCGCGCTCGCGCAGCTGTCGAAGAAGCTGGGCGTACCGGTGACCGAGCTGAAGAAGGTCGCGATCTGGGGCAACCACTCCGCGACCCAGTACCCGTCGATCGCGCACGCCGAGGT contains these protein-coding regions:
- a CDS encoding FUSC family protein, whose translation is MIARITQATTDRLVASDPGLVRLRLAFSAVLSIVVAVLAILPFHQPLTVTLVAAIAAMTSAFTVNDTTPGQQAVTLVLGLLLGAASLTAASVGSAVPPLDSIVFVLLIFVAVYAQRFGSRGIALGSLSFFLFFFAMFLQTHLKQVPVLLLALTIGIAANAVVRFVLLRRRTDAEFLRIRRAFRARLAAVVRAAEDHLAVGGSERTRKRLRTTNARMHESVLLIEDTAPEVTGADSANRLRRRAIEVELAVQWLTITVQRTCAEDLDEDVRDDLIARMRRFRSLIERDPRELPLISETEEFSKMLVEGSRIDEHAAPGDGVRRAIAELALADVRAQRVAEHDVSEALDDPDDPDEEKSAAFAYDNQTRSAIQAVVGGGLAVLGGELVSSQRWYWAVLTVFVVFIGSSTAGATFVKGVRRLGGTLIGIVGGLVLTLVVSGSVPATLALILVCVFGMVYMARVSQVIMAFFITSMLGLLYSLLGTFSLEVLWIRVAETAVGAAAGVLAAVVIVPVRTRAVMLDDVSALLDELDEFVEKTAGLLSGAENVSVIEKSRDLDRAVDKVRTTIEPLTHPVNLSSRRDYGWHVLTTVETIAFRARHVAARSQAGLLVNEADRLLLYTGRIRENIAMLGKAIGDPGGSGHGTLVRDDGTPVADRIDDPQARSVLTSLGHLDETVIALGRAFGVEATDPAPSGKG
- a CDS encoding DUF4360 domain-containing protein, with the protein product MLNVLVAAVTLFSSVVTPNGWVPPPLPSDKIVIDVVTVNGTGCRPGTAAVSVSPDNTAFTVTYSEYTAQVGIGAKPTDLRKNCQLNLYVHVPQGFTYGIAGTDYRGFASLAAGATGLERANYYFQGNSPTSYVNHNLKGPFEDNWQFTDDIEVGAIVYKPCGEDRNFNINTELRAAVGTSDPKKTTSFVTMDSTDGAIKTTYHFSWKNCPKPRS
- a CDS encoding DUF4360 domain-containing protein, whose protein sequence is MLNAVVAAVSLFSSIITPNSWSPPPGPPPDRVVIDVITVNGSGCPPGSSAVAVARDNSSFTVTYSEYTAQVGVGAKPTDFRKNCQLNLNIHVPQGFTYGIASADYRGFASLESGAKALQRANYYFQGNSPTAQVSHPVNGPLSDNWQFRDEAEGGVIIYKPCGEDRNLNVNTELRVGAGTSDPRKTTSFITMDSTDGAFKTTYHFSWKTCPTS
- a CDS encoding malate dehydrogenase, translated to MTQAPVNVTVTGAAGQIGYALLFRIASGQLLGPDTPVKLRLLEIPQAVKAAEGTAMELEDGAFSLLSGIDIFDDPKQAFEGANVALLVGARPRAKGMERGDLLEANGGIFKPQGEAINAGAASDIKVLVVGNPANTNALIAQAHAPDVPADRFTAMTRLDHNRALAQLSKKLGVPVTELKKVAIWGNHSATQYPSIAHAEVSGKAATEVLTDQQWLTENFIPTVAKRGAAIIEARGLSSAASAASAAIDHVHTWVNGTPEGDWTSAAVVSDGSYGVPEGLISSFPVTAANGEYKIVQGLEIDDFSRARIDASVNELAEERDAVKKLGLI